The stretch of DNA GAGTACGAATATGCCGCCACTGGAAACCCTGCAAGTCTTTCAATCCCTCAACCGCTCGCCCAACGCTCGCCTCGAGCTGTGCGCCGAGCTCGGTGACGGCTTGTCTGCAGCCTTGTGGAGCAACCATCACGACGCCCAGGATTACGAAGCCCCCGACCACCACACCTTGTCCTGCTACATCGGCGGTGGCACCGGCACCTTTCGCCGCGACCAGCCCGGCACCAAGGGCGGCCCGGACAAGCTGTGCATCTTGCCGGCCGAGCATCAGTCGGCCTGGGTGATCAACGGCGAAATCCGCCTGGCCCACGTGTATTTCAGCCCCGAGCAATTCGCCTTGGGCTGCGTCACCTTGCTAGACCGCGAACCCCGCGAGTTGCAACTGCGCGAGAGCACCTTCCTCGACGATGCGCGGCAGGCCCGGCGTTTTCACCAGTTGATCAGCCTGAACTGGAAAGAGCCCGGCGAACGCCTGCTGACCAGCAGCCTGGCCCATGAAATGCTCAGCCATACCTTGCTCAGCCAGGTGGGGATGCGCGAGGGTTTGCGTTTGAAAGGCGGGCTGGCCGCCCACCAGCGCCGGCAACTGGTGGAGCACATCGACCAGCAACTGGCGGAGCCGATCAGCCTGGGGCAGTTGGCAGGCTTGTGTGCGTTGTCGGAGTACCACTTTGCGCGGATGTTTCGCGAGAGTTTTGGACTGCCGCCCCATCAATATCTGCTGGCGCGGCGCCTGGCCCGCGCCCGGGAGTTGTTGCGGGGTGGGTCGTTGCCGCTGGGCGAGATTGCCCTGGCGTGCGGGTTTTCCAGCGCCAGCCACTTTACCAACCGGTTCCGCCAGGCGATGGGCGCCACCCCTAGTGAATACCGGCAGGCGTTCCTGCCTTGAAATGCAATCTGCCTGACAGCACAGGTCCAATGTGGGAGCGGGCTTGCTCGCGAAAGCGGTGTGACAGTCAACACATGTACTGACTGAACCAGCGCATTCGCGAGCAAGCCCGCTCCCACCTTTGATCTTCGGTGCTCAATAGTCCGTGCTGTTGGCCAGTGCCGTGGCCAGGCGGTTTTCCAGCGCCTTGACCCGCGCGCCTGCGACCACGTAATTGTTGGTCACCATCGAAAACACCAGCTTGCGCCCATTGGCATCGGTGACATACCCGGTCAACGACGACACGCCGCTCATGGAGCCGGTCTTGCCGTGCAGGTTGTTTTCCGCAGCGGTGCCCCGCAGGCGGTAACGCAGGCTGCCGCCCACCAGGCGCTGCGGATTACCGGCAACCGGCAACGCGTTGTACCAGGCGCTGAACCAGGGCTGTTTGCTGGCGGCCAGCAGCACATCCGTGAGGTTCTGCGACGACACCAGGTTACGCCGGGACAACCCCGAACCGTCCACCTGGTTCAACGTCGCCGTATCAATCCCCTGACGTTTCAGGAACCCGCCCACCGCCGCCACACCGGCAGGCGCCGTACCGGCATTCACGGTCTTGCGCCCCATGCTCTTGAGCAAGGCTTCAGACATGTTGTTATTGGAAAGCTTGAGCAACGGCGTGATCAGTTCCTGCAACGGCGCCGACTCATGCAGCGCGAGCACCGTCGCCGTGGTCGGCGTCACACCCCCGATCATCCGACGCCCCTGCACGACAATCCCCTGCTGCGCCAAGGCCTGTTCAAACAGGTTGGCCACCAGTTGCGTCGGCTCCCACACACTGACCAGTTGCGGGCTCTGCCTGCCCGGCGCCAGCGCGCCACTGAGGCGCAACAGGTTGGTGCCGTGCTGGCGATTGATTCCATAGCTGTTGCCTGTGCCGCTGACCGCACGGTTGCTGAGCTGCACGTAATCGGTAGCCGGGCTGATCTCCACCGTCACCGGGCGCCCTGCCACGACCGGCGCCCTGGCCGTGACCAGCAGGGAGCCCGCATCAAAGTCGTCATTGGGCGATACCGTCAGCGCCGAAATCTGCGCGCCGTAGTAGGTGCTTTCATCGTCCTGGGACCAGTCGGTGCCCAGGCGCTCGGCGTCGAAGAACGTGTCGTCGAACACCAGGTCGCCCCGCACCTGCCGGATGCCCTGCTGCGCCAGGTTGGCCGCCAGCGCCTGGTAATCCGCCCACTGGATCGTCGGGTCGCCCAGGCCGCGCAGGTAGAGGTTACCGTCAAGCACCGCGCCCTGGCGGATGCCGTCGCTCAACAGTTGCGTGGAAAACCGATACTGCGGCCCCAGCACATCCATCGCCGCCGCGGTGGTCAGCAGCTTGAGGCTCGAAGCCGGGGTCAGCCGTGTGCGTGGGTTGTGTTGATAGAGCGTGTTGCCACTGCGGGCATCGCGCACCATCAGCGACACGCTGGCACCGTGCAGTGCCGGGTCGGCCAGCAACTGGTCGAGGCTGGCGCTGGTGGAGGTTTTCGGCGCCGTGGCGCAACCGCCCAGCAACAAGCTCAAGCCCAGCAGCAGCCCGCCGGTGTGTGTCCATCGTCCCAACCGCATAAACCTGGTAGTCCTTGAATTTCGAGAGTGCGCAGCTTGTGGAATTCCTCCCGGTCAATCAAGGCCCGTAGGTCGTGACGGAAAACGTATTGGCATGAAACAGCGGGTCCGGCTTGGGCTCGGCCTTGCTCGGCGCCGGCTGGGTAAAGTCCATGGCCGGCAGGAATACCCGCTGGCTCGCCGGGTCGAACGCCATGTTGTAGGCCATCGGCAAGGTGCTGACGCTGGCGCGTACGGCGTAGTGGTCGGCATCCGTTTGATCCACCAGCGTCAGGTTGGCATCGACGCCACTGGGGATCAGCAAGCGCCGGTGCTGCTCGTCGTAGGCCAGGGCGTTGACGTCGCGGGTGATCGGCAGCTTCGCCTTGACTTCACCGGTTTTCCGGTCGGCAACGATCAACACCGGCACTTCACCGCGACACGCCACAAACAGTCGCTGGCGCGCCACGTCCTGGGCCAATGCGCTGGGCTTGGGGCAACCGGCAAACTGCCAGGTGTCAAGCAACGCAAAGGTGCTCGCCGAATAGCGGGCGACCTTGCCTTCATCGCGCATCGGCAGGAAGAAGCTGCCGTCGCCCTTGATCAGCAGCGGGTCGATTTTCTTCACCGCCAGTTCATGGGCGCCGGTGATTCGTTCCTGTTTCGGGTCGAATTCAAACAGCGTCGAACGATCCGCCCGACGCCCACTGACGATAATCACCTTGCCCGTCGATGGCTCGTACACCGCGCTGTTGAGGTTGCTTTGCGCCACCGGGATACGCTTCAAGAATGTGAGTGTGGATAACTCCACCACACTCAGACTGCCGTCGGTGTTGAGCACGAAAACCCGGTCTACCTCAGGCACGAACACCACGCCGTTGGCGCCTTCGGACTGCGCCACCGTCTCGACCAGGCGCTGCTGTTTCACATCAAACACGCTCAGGCCGTTTTCCCGGCGAGCCAGGAACAGATACGGCCGGGTCGGGTCCAGCCCGACAAAGCCCCAACTGTGGCCAGAGCCGGGCAATGTCACCCGGTGTTCGCGATGGTAGGTCGAGTCATCAGCCGATGCTGCGCCGCTGATCAACAGTGCTGCCAGTAACCAGTGTTTCATCAGAACTCCAGGGTGCTGGAGACGGACACCTGACGGGCGTCGCCGATGGAGACAAACTGCGTGTTCACGGCCGAGGTGTAATAGGTACGGTCAAACAGGTTCTTCACGTTGAGCTGGAACTTGACCTTCTGCCCCTCGATTTTAGTGTCATAGGTGGCGAACGCATCGGCCACGGTGTAGCTCGGCAGGTCGAAATCGTTGGCGGCATTACCCGCTCGCTCCCCCACATAACGTGCACCGGCGCCCACCCGCAGTTGGTCACCGCCAAGGATGCTGCCGAAGTCATACACCGCTGACAGCGAGCCGGTGTTCTTCGCGACGTTTTGCAGGCGGTTGCCCTTAAGGTCCGGGTCTTCGGTGACAACAGCATCGGTGTAGGCGTAGCTGCCGATTACGCTCCATTTATCCGTCAGTTGACCGCTGGCGTCCAGTTCAAGGCCGCGGGAGCGGACCTTGCCGGCTACGCTATAGATCGCGGTCGGGCCGTCGCCCACCTCGACCAATACATTGCGCTTCTCGATGTTGAACAGAGCGGCGCTGGCAGTGATACGACCCGGAATGTCGAGTTTGGTACCCAACTCCCAGGACTTCGACTGTTCCGGTTCAAGGCTGCCATCCAGCACCGTTTTGTTATCCAGCGGTGCGATGGTGGAGTTGGGCTTGAACGACTCGGTGTAGCTGCCATAGAACGACAGCTCGTCAGTGTAGCGGTACACCAGGCCCGCGCGTGGCACCCACTTCTGGCCATTGCCGTCGGTGTTGGCGGTGAACGGGACACCCTTGCCGGCGTATTGGTCGTACATCTGATAACGCGCGCCGCCCACCAGGATCCACTGGTCAGTGAGGTGGATCGCATCCTGCAGGAACAGCGAGTCGCTGCGCAGCAGGTCCGTCTGGTTGCTGTCCGGCGCGCTGACGGTGGTGCCCGCCACTTCATTGCCATAGACCGGATCGTTGTAGTTGAACGTGCCACGGGGCGCCTGGCGGATCAGGTCGGCCCGGTAGATCTTGCGGTACTCGTCATCCAGGCCGAAGGTCAGGTCGTGCTGCATGCCCGCGACGTTGACCTTGCCTTCAAGGCTGGCGGTGGCGAAGCGGTCGGTGGTCAGTGCGCCCTGGGTGCCGTCCATGCTGCGGGTCAGGGTGCCATTGGCGTTGACCTTGACCACACGCACCTGGCTGGCGTCGTAGGTCTCGCGGTTCCAGCTGTAGCCGAAGTGGGCTTTCCAGTCGTCATTCAAATCGTGGTCGGCCTCGAAGCGGTACAGGTCGGAGCGGCCTTCCATGTTGTTGAAGGGCTCGTCCAGGCGGCGAGTCGACGGGATGTTGAGCGGGTGGTTGGTCTTGGGGTCGATGGCGGTGCCCCGGTCGAACGGCGAGAGAAACTCCCGGTGCTCATAGGCAAACAACAGCTTGGTGTTGTCGCCGTACCAGGCCAGCGACGGTGCGATCAGGCTCTCGCGGTGAGTGCCGTAGTTGCGCCAGTAATCTTCGTCTTCGTGATCGACGATCAAGCGGTACGCCAACCCGCTGTCACCGATGGGCCCTGTGGTGTCGAGGTTGCCGCCGCTGCCGTTCTTGCCGTCGCCAAAGGTCGAGCCGCGTACGGTCAGCGAGGTGGATTGGATCAGCTCGGGTTTCTTGCTGACGATATTGACCACGCCGCCCGGATCCTGGATGCCATACAGCAACGACGACGGGCCCTTGAGCACTTCGACGCGCTCGGCGGTGGAATTCAGCGCGCGGCCCTGCACCAGCGGCATGCCGTCCTGCATGATCGAACCGTTTCGGTTGTCACCAAAACCCCGCAGCATCACCGCGTCCTGGGTGCTGCCCAAGGTGTTGGCCTGGGTGATGCCACTGATGTTGGTCAGGGCATCGTCGAGGTTGCGCGGCTGTTGATCGCGCATCACCTGGGCCGGTACAACGTTGACAGTCTGTGGGGTTTCCAGCAGCAGGCCGTGGGAACGCATCACCGAACTGGTAGGCGGCGGTTGATAGCTGGTGGTATCCGAGGCCAGGGCGGCACCGTTGATGGTGGTGGCGCCGAGGTTCAGCGCGCCGTCGGTGGGCAGCGGTTCCAGGGCCAGGGTGCGGGCGTCGATCTGGCGGAAGGTGAAGCCGGAATTACCCAGCAGGCGTTGCATGGCCTGGGCCGCACTCATCTGCCCGGTGATGGCCGGGGCCTTGATGGCGTAGGGCGCTTCATCGGTGTAGACCACGCTGATGCCGGTCACCCGGGTGAAGTCGCTCAAGGCCTGGGGCAGCGGCTTGGCGGCCAGGGCAAAGTTGAACAGCGTGCTCTGCTGCTGCGCCTCGGCCGCCTGCGCCACGCCCAGGGGCAACAGCGCCAGCCCCGAAACTGCCAATACCGAGGCTCCCAGCCAATGTTTAACCGAACCCGCCGACGTTGCCCTGGACTTCATGCTTGAGAACCCGTGTGTAAAAACGCTGTTAATGCGAATTAATCGCAGTTTCAAGCACTACACGGATGGCCGACAGGTTTACCTCACACCGATTTGAAAATAATTTCAGTCACGCCGGTTGGATCCGAAATCCGAAGCGCGGAACGTGCACATGCACGGTGCCGGCGCGGTCATCGGTGCGCCGCAGAATCAGCTCTTCGCGGCCGGCAAACAGCAACTCCCCGGCCACCGGATCGGTGCCGTAGTCGGTGGCGCTGATGGTCACTTGCTGGCCGGGCTTGAAGCCGTTAGGGTCTTCGAAGATTTCTTCCGGCAGGTTGGCCGGCGTGGCATTGCGCGCGACTTCCAGGGCTTGCTCGGCACTCATCTGGCTCGACGTGCCATGCCCGAAACCCAACACCCGGGCGAGCCAGGCGGCCACCGCAGGATAGGTTTCCACCAGCGGCGAGGTGACCGACGATCCCATGAGGAACCACAACGGGTGCGCCAGGGCGAAGTCGGCAATCGACGGCTCGCCGAACAGGAAGTCGCCCTGCTGGTGCTGCAACTGCTGATTGATACGACCGATGATCACCGGCCATTGATGCTTGGCCTGATCCAGTTGCACACGGGTGGCCGTGCCGCCACTGAACAATTTGCTGCGGTCGGCCACCAGCACCTGGAGCATTTCCGGCGGCACTTTGGCGAACTTGACCGCCAGGGATTCCGGCTGGAACACCAGGCTCACGGCATGGGAGAACACCGTCGAATCAGCCCAGGCGGCGAAGCTTTGGCTGACCAGTTCCAGGCCTTGGGGAAACAGCGCCGGCGCGGACTTTTCCTGCTCCAGGCGGCGGGCGATCAGTGCGGTGTCGCAGTAGATATCGGCGCCCACCTGCAACACCGGGGTCTTGCGATAACCACCGGTGAGGGCCGTCAAGTCAGGCTTGGGCATCACCGGCGAGATGTGCACCGAACGCCAGGACAAGCCCTTGAAGCCCAGCAACAGGCGGGCCTTTTCGGCAAATGGGGATTGCGGGTAGTGGTGCAGGATCAACTCAGTCATGCCAGGCTCCGCTCAATGAGTGAGCGTCCAGCTTAGCCTGCAAACCCGGCAAAGGCGCGCATGGGAACCTATCAGTCAAACTGATGGGCCGATCGCCGCCAGGCACTCCTTGGCGCTTTTCTTGAGTTTCTTGATCAGCCGTTCCTGGCGCAGCGCCTCGGCCTTGCTGATGCATGCCTCGGTGTACACCAGCGCCACGGCTGGGCTCGAGAGGAAAAACCGTGCGCCCTTGCCACTCTGGTGCATGGCAAAGCGGCGCACCGGGTCATTGCTGATACCGCAATAGAGCGAGCCATTGGCGGCGCGCACCAGGTAGACAAACCACGGTTTGGCTTCAGAAGGAGTCGTCACGGATCAATTCGGCAAACCAAAGGAACGCCAATCTTATCAACGACTGGCCTGGAACGCCTTCAACCCTTTCAGCGCCTGGGCCCGCACGGCGTTTTTCACCAGCGGCGTCCAGCCCAGCAACAGGCCTTTGGTGCCCAACGCCTGCCGCGACCAGCGCCACAGGTCAAAGTGGTCGTGGTGCTCGCAGATCTTGCCGTCACGAAACACAAAGCGCGCCCGGATATCGTTGACTACAGTGTTGCCCGTCGCACTGAACAGGTAGGTCGCCACCCAGTGGGCGCTGCCGGTAATTTCATCGCTGCGCACACTGTCGAAGGTCAGGGAAAAGTCCTTGGCCCGGGTGGTCAGCATGCGCCACATGTCGCCGGCATCACGGCCACGCAGTTCACCGAATGCCGGGTCGCTGAACACCACGTCGTCGCTGTAGCAGGCGCTCATGGCCTCGGCATCCAGGCGCTGGAAGGCACTGTAGAACTCGGTGATCAAGGCGTTATGGGCGTCGCTCATGGGCAGGTTCCGCAAAAGAAGTTGGGATGGCCGGTACGATAATCCCCAAGGCCGGGGAACACTACTGGCATCAACGCCAGGAATACCTCATCCCGTCCCTTCAGGGCACCATTCCGCTGCTGCGAGCATAGTGGAACAAATCCACATCGGTGGAGATACACAGCCGGTTCATCGCGGTACTTTTCTGTTTGCTGATGGTGGAGATGCTGCGATTGACCCGCGCGGCAATCTGGCTGACGGTCATGCCGCTGGCCAGCATGCGCACCACTTCGCGTTCCTTGCCCGACAGTTGCGGCGGTTGTGATTGATCGCCCGTGCCGGCCTGCACCAACTGGGTCCGCAGGGACTCGCTGACGAAGGTCTTGCCCTCGCAGACTTCCTTGATGGCCGTGGGCAACTCCTTGGCCGACGCACTCTTGGCGACAATGCCTCGGGCGCCCTCGGCGAACGAGGCACGCAGGGTGGCGATATTGGCGAACATCGTCACCAGGATCACCGGCACCCCGGGGTATTGGCGTTGCAACAAGCCCAACAACACATAGCCGTCAGCCTGCTGCCCGCCCGGCATGGCGAAGTCCGTCACCAGCACATCGCAAGGGGTGCTGCCCAGTACCCGCAGCAGCTCATCCGGGCCGTTGGCCTCACCGACCACCTTGCACTTGCCATTGGCCTCGATCACCACCTTCTGCCCGATCCGAACAATGGGATGATCGTCAGCAATAATTACGCGAAGCATAGAAATCCATGAGTGATGGCAAATTGATTTGCGCAAAATAACCCTGTCCGTCCCGGGCAACAACCGCCCACCTGGGAGCGGTTTTCAATGGCGTCCCGTGTTCTTAAGCGGGTGATTTTTTACCTACAACAAAAAAGGAAACCACCTACAAACTAAGCCCACAGACAGAGGTAATACCCCCTACAGACTCGCTGAAAATGTCATAAATCTGTCAAATAGCGCAGGTACACCAGCAGGTCCTGGTCGAACCGCTGCAATGCCCGCCTGTTGCACCGGATCCCGTGCTTGCGCACCTGTTCGATCAACTCCCCCGCACAGCGATCCAGCTCCGTCTCGCCAAAAAACGCCAGGCTTCCCGCCAGGCGATGCAGGCAGTCGACCAATGCATGCGGGTCGACGATGCGGCAAGCCTGTACCAGGCCTGCGTAATCAGCCTCGGCCTCGCGCACCAGGGTGCGCAACATCTGGTTCACCACCTGTTCATCGCCAAATGTCCTGATCAGTTCGGCACGAGTCGGCCAGTGCGCCCCGGCGCAGGCTGTGGCAGGCGGGTTCGTACTGGCGCCCGGCGGCTGTGGCAGCCACTGCTCCAGCACCCCGCGCAATTGTTCCAGGGTCAGCGGCTTGAGCAGCCAGGCATCCATGCCGGCCTCAAGGCAGCGGCGCGCATCGTCCGCAGAGAGTTTGGCGGTCAAGGCAATGATCGGCACACGAGGGCGGCTGTGTACGGCCTCTCGCCGCCTGATCTCACGAGCCATGCTATAGCCATCCAGCACCGGCATGCGGCAATCGCTGATCACCAGGTCGAAATGCCGCAGGGCGATGGCGGTCAACGCGGCCTGCCCGTTGCACACCAGTTCGTGATCGACTTCGAATTTTTGCAGGAACCAGCCCATCAAGGCGCGATAGGCCTGATGGTCCTCGACGATCAGCACGCTCAGGTGCTTCCAGTGAACAGGAGGACTGCGCCATGGCACCGTTTGCTGCCTGGGGGCGTCGTCAGCAAACACGCTTGGCATCATGGCCACCTCGATATCGGCGCCGACCTGCCAGGGCCATCAGACGGCCCTGGCATATCGTCTAGTGAGGGTGCGCTTGACGGTGATCCTTAACCCATCCGCCTGGCACCCATTACCGAATCAAGCTATCCACATGAATACCACTCTTGCGATACAAGAACTACGAAAAGGCAGTTTTTCCTACAGCTCCGCCCACCTATTCCGACTTGACGCAGGCGAGCTAGAGGGATAGCGGATTGTCGTAATTCTTGTATTTCCCCTCCTCCCCCCCCGGCGCTAAATTGCGCCCCACCCCAAGAGGGCAACCCGCCAACTCACCTGGCGGCCAACTATCCGAACTGACCCGACGCCCAACCGCGCCTCTTTCTGCGCTGCGGTGAGCTGCACCCGTCAGTTGATCCAACACCGAGACAATACAACCATGAACAAGCATCTGATCGCCGTCGCCAGCGCCCTGCTGATCACTGGCACCGCCCCCGCCTTCGCCGCCAGCACCGTGGACCTGACAGTCAAGGGCATCATCACCCCGAATGCCTGCACGCCGAGCCTGTCCAGTGGCGGGGTCATCGACCACGGCAAGATGTCGGCCAAGGACTTGAACGCCACCCAGATCACCCTGTTGCCGAAAGTCACGCTGCAAATGACCGTGACCTGCGATGCGCCGGTGATCTTCGCCCTCAAGGCGACCGACAACCGTATTGGCTCCGGCAGCGGCAGCGGCTTCGGGCTGGGCTTTATCAACGGCACGCAAAAGCTGGGTTCCTATAGCTTGACCCTTGGCGCCAACGGTAGCCCGCCCCAGGCCGACGGCGAAACCGTGCAAGCCATCGGGTCTTTCGACAATGGCGTCACCTGGGAGCGTTGGAACAGCTTTGAAACCGGCACCTATCTCTCGGTCGCCACCCTGGCAGACGCCAGCACCCCGCGTGCCACCCAGCAACTGGTCACCCCCGTGGCCTACAGCGGCTACATCAACCGCACCGACGGCCTGGACCTGAGCAACGAAGTCAATATCGACGGCTCGGCCACCATTGAAGTGCTCTACCTGTAACCCACCTTCGCCCCTGACCTGCAACCAAAAGGTGCTGCTCGATGATGAATTCCTCACCCGCTGTCTTTCTCGCCACGTTGCTGCTGGCCCCCACCGTACTGGCCACCAGCAGTACCGACTTCGCCGTCACGGGCACCATCACGCCGAATGCCTGTGAACCCATGCTCTCCGGCGGAGGCGTGGTGGATTACGGAAAAATGCCGGCCAAGGAACTCAACACCGACAGCCCGACCTCACTGCAGCCGCAGACCATGCAAATGGAAGTCCTGTGTGAAGCGCCAACGTTCATCGCGCTGAGCACGATCGATAACCGCGCCGGCACTTCGGCAATTAACGACTACTGGCATGGCCTGGGGCTGACGGACAGTGGCGAAAAACTTGGCGCCACCGCATTCGGCCTGCTCAACCCGGTCGCGGACGGCGTCACGGTCAAGACGATCAACTCGACCGATGGCGGGGTGACCTGGCTCCCGTCGATTTACCTGGGCCACTACACCCAAACCTCGGTCGCCACCAACGGCGGTGCGAACACCCCGATTGCGATACGGCAATTCAGTGCCGACCTGCGCGTGTACACGATGGTCGACGGCACCGACCGCCTGACCGTGCTCGACGAAGTGCCGCTGGACGGCCATGCCACCGTGCAACTGAAGTACCTGTAACCCTTTATTCAACCGGCCCCACTCGAAAGGAAACGTGTGCCCCATGAAACTTACGCTCAATGCCCTGGCCACCGCGCTGTTGCTCAGCACCAGCGCCTCTGCCCTGGCGGCGTCCACCGTCGACCTGACTGTCAAAGGGGTGATTACCCCCAACGCCTGCACACCTGGCCTGTCCGGCGGAGGGATGGTGGACTACGGCAAGATCTCCGCCAAAGACCTGAACCTCACGACCCCCAAACAACTGCCACGCACCACCTTGCAACTGACCATCACCTGCGACGGCGGCACCCTGTTTGCCGTCAAGGGCACCGACAACCGCGCCGGGTCCAACTCCAGCGGCGGCACCTACGGCCTGGGGTTGATCAACGGTACGCAGAAGCTGGGGGCCTACGACCTGATGCTGAATAACGCAGTCGCCGACTCTGTCGCCGTCACGGTGCTGGAATCCGGGGATAACGGCACGACCTGGGCAGAGTCGGCGGACGCGATCCTGCCACCCAGCGCATTGGCGGCTTTCGGCGATAGAACCTCGGGC from Pseudomonas sp. NC02 encodes:
- a CDS encoding DUF1120 domain-containing protein; translated protein: MKLTLNALATALLLSTSASALAASTVDLTVKGVITPNACTPGLSGGGMVDYGKISAKDLNLTTPKQLPRTTLQLTITCDGGTLFAVKGTDNRAGSNSSGGTYGLGLINGTQKLGAYDLMLNNAVADSVAVTVLESGDNGTTWAESADAILPPSALAAFGDRTSGTWLPVPIQQVVSDLVVYAQIARADSLDLSDEHPIDGSATLEVKYL